The proteins below come from a single Periophthalmus magnuspinnatus isolate fPerMag1 chromosome 7, fPerMag1.2.pri, whole genome shotgun sequence genomic window:
- the arhgap4b gene encoding SLIT-ROBO Rho GTPase-activating protein 3 yields the protein MMTSHGKLRREKGSLAEYESQMKDLRAQLGEQMKILDSQVEVKQQQLSDLSEFLRRRGDIESEYARALDKLTERFTHKTKKKEQWGQSVCQVWTVLLTQTRLMSREHASLGDTCCNTLTQRLTHSTEDTHRLHKRSKEVGTQMQDELLKVTTELQTALKTYNQYHTDCLIAEGKLKEAERLEERQTGKSAELGIGQSGSQRRSSVKKMERLMEKRHGRVQETQLKCTKARNDYLLNLAAANAAMNKYYLQDVSTLIDCCDLGFHQSVERVMKCYLTNRWRILKTEESGLKQLETAVTSLDQSGDRDALLQQHDTAFCLPFRFNYHPHEGDQVCEVSAESQVRYELETRFQQLQSRLAAVTLETEEISKTLKATLTALLDNMGDSDSNPAPDVPSNQSHEPPGGSTAPKLALAKRRANQQETETFYFTKVKEFLTSSSLSSKLQAKHDLLQDAIQKAEAVNSDPSRSQCARSVRVRKSRPVSQFCHSLFSTDILSYIQSSGQQIPVVVESCIRFINLHGLHHEGIFRVPGSQREVNLIRDAFERGEDPLSDSECDLDSVAGVLKLYFRGLEPPLFPYDSYNQLLDCVQIESVTEKAAQIKAIVSSFPRPLLIVMRYLFAFLNHVSQYSDENMMQPYNLAVCFGPSLLRGVDSDDAVAQQPQVNELVKTMILQHDVIFPSQSEVPGPVYEKHMTLEQEYCEPITEEGDGETEHLPSEEELEAVAMFDYVARSPAELSFKQGELLILHSKASCDWWRGEVGGVKGLIPHKYISLLDGMERGKRDEVGGGGGSTGNLTVEDPMENPTRMRVNSDSASLPGRQRGSEISPNKQPTSPATRHFPVSQERRHTLDTLRQGGFRPTDRPGFVQPDKTAIDKEMISRQMNSVFKELLSRQPAVQPSALPVPPAAAPPASSGSTTSPPLPQPVTKKGGFGLRGRVLFRPVD from the exons ACCTGCGGGCTCAACTGGGAGAGCAGATGAAGATCCTGGACTCccaggtggaggtgaaacaGCAGCAGCTCTCAGACCTCTCAGAGTTCCTCCGTCGCCGTGGAGACATCGAGTCGGAATACGCCCGCGCTCTGGACAAACTCACCGAGAGGTTCACCCACAAGACCAAGAA GAAGGAGCAGTGGGGCCAGTCTGTGTGCCAGGTTTGGACCGTCCTCCTTACACAGACACGGTTGATGAGCCGGGAGCATGCCTCTCTGGGGGACACCTGCTGTAACACTCTGACCCAGAGGCTAACACACAGCACTGAGGACACACACCGCCTGCACAAGAGG AGTAAAGAAGTGGGGACCCAGATGCAAGATGAGCTGCTAAAGGTCACCACTGAGCTTCAGACT GCCTTAAAGACATACAACCAGTACCACACAGACTGTCTGATTGCTGAGGGGAAGCTCAAAGAGGCAGAGCGATTGGAGGAGAGGCAGACTGGCAAGTCAGCTGAGCTCGGCATCGGCCAATCAGGAAGCCAGAGGCGGAGCTCCGTCAAGAAGATGGAGAGATTAATGGAGAAG AGACATGGCCGAGTGCAGGAGACCCAGCTCAAGTGCACTAAAGCTCGCAATGACTACCTGCTGAATCTGGCAGCAGCCAACGCAGCCATGAACAAGTACTACCTGCAGGACGTCAGCACGCTCATTGAT TGCTGTGACCTGGGTTTCCACCAGTCTGTGGAAAGGGTGATGAAGTGCTACCTGACCAATAGATGGCGCATTCTTAAGACAGAGGAGTCTGGTCTAAAGCAGCTGGAGACGGCTGTGACCTCCCTGGATCAGAGTGGAGACAGAGATGCACTTCTGCAGCAGCACGACACTGCCTTCTGCTTGCCGTTTAGATTCAACTATCACCCGCATGAAGGAGATCAG GTGTGCGAGGTCAGTGCGGAGAGCCAGGTCAGGTACGAGCTTGAGACCCGCTTCCAACAGCTCCAGTCTCGACTCGCTGCTGTTACCCTGGAAACAGAAGAG atcagTAAAACCCTCAAAGCTACACTTACTGCTTTGCTGGATAATATGGGTGACAGTGACAGCAATCCTGCCCCTGATGTGCCAAGCAACCAATCCCATGAGCCGCCTGGTGGAAGCACTGCCCCCAAACTTGCTCTCGCCAAGCGCAGAGCCAATCAGCAGGAGACAGAGACCTTCTATTTTACA AAAGTTAAGGAGTTCCTCACCAGCAGCTCCCTGTCCTCCAAACTTCAAGCCAAACATGATCTTCTACAAGATGCCATACAAAAAG cTGAAGCCGTCAATAGTGACCCTTCCAG AAGTCAATGTGCTCGGTCAGTGCGCGTGCGGAAGTCCAGGCCTGTCTCTCAGTTCTGCCACTCACTCTTCAGCACAGACATTCTCTCCTACATACAG AGCTCTGGGCAGCAGATCCCTGTGGTGGTTGAAAGCTGCATTCGTTTCATAAACCTTCACG GTCTGCATCATGAGGGGATATTCCGAGTCCCTGGCTCTCAGAGGGAAGTCAACCTTATTAGAGATGCTTTCGAGAGAG GAGAGGACCCTCTGTCGGACAGTGAGTGTGACCTTGACTCAGTGGCCGGGGTATTGAAGCTGTATTTCAGAGGCCTGGAGCCTCCTCTGTTTCCTTATGACTCCTACAACCAGCTGCTCGATTGCGTCC aaaTTGAGTCGGTGACTGAAAAAGCTGCTCAGATTAAAGCCATTGTCTCCTCATTTCCTCGACCACTGCTCATCGTGATGCGCTACCTTTTTGCTTTTCTGAATCA TGTGTCCCAGTACAGTGATGAGAACATGATGCAGCCCTATAatctggctgtgtgcttcgggcCCAGTCTGCTCCGAGGGGTGGACTCCGATGATGCAGTCGCTCAGCAGCCACAGGTCAATGAGCTGGTCAAGACCATGATTCTCCAGCACGATGTCATCTTccccagccaatcagaggtgCCCGGGCCAGTCTACGAAAAGCACATGACGCTGGAGCAGGAATACTG TGAACCAATAACTGAAGAAGGAGATGGGGAGACAGAACATCTGCCTAGTGAAGAAG AACTGGAGGCTGTGGCCATGTTTGACTATGTGGCCAGATCACCAGCAGAACTGTCCTTCAAGCAGGGAGAGCTTTTGATACTCCACAGCAAAGCCTCCTGTGATTGGTGGAGAGGAGAAGTGGGTGGAGTCAAGGGACTCATCCCGCACAAATACATCAGCCTGTTGGATGg GATGGAGCGAGGAAAGAGGGATGAAgtaggaggagggggaggcagCACCGGGAATCTGACAGTCGAAGATCCAATGGAGAACCCAACAAG GATGCGTGTGAACAGTGACAGTGCATCGTTGCCGGGACGACAGAGAGGAAGTGAAATCAGCCCAAACAAGCAACCCACTTCTCCAGCTACAAGACATTTTCCAGT gtcCCAGGAAAGGAGGCACACCCTGGACACTCTGCGACAAGGAGGCTTCAGACCAACAGACAGACCGGGCTTTGTTCAGCCTGACAAGACTGCAATTGACAAG GAGATGATCAGTCGTCAGATGAACTCAGTGTTCAAAGAGCTTCTGTCCCGCCAGCCTGCAGTGCAGCCGTCTGCTCTGCCTGTCCCGCCTGCTGCAGCACCCCCTGCCTCCTCCGGCTCCACCAcctcccctcctctgcctcaGCCCGTCACTAAGAAAGGAGGTTTTGGGCTCCGAGGCCGGGTCCTCTTCAGACCTGTTGACTGA
- the cav4b gene encoding caveolin-2, producing the protein MISDECLVECPIDDDEDEVQLAFSAPPPPEFASKAPTPSPKPPTAPATPAPSPLAPPVSRDPFGINQHLKVEVSDVLAEPASPHSIDQVWFYSLHSFEKTRVWSYRILSLLLAVPFALLCGVSLGLLACLHVWFVIPLGQLTHTFLPCVRSVWVCAVNVLISPVCTSLALCCSHVAIILSNKDWQPLKADKEGV; encoded by the exons ATGATCAGTGATGAGTGTCTGGTGGAATGTCCcattgatgatgatgaagatgaagtgCAGCTTGCCTTttcagctcctccccctcctgagtTTGCGTCCAAAGCACCCACCCCTTCGCCCAAACCACCAACAGCGCCTGCCACACCTGCTCCCAGTCCTCTGGCCCCTCCAGTGAGCAGGGACCCATTCGGCATCAACCAGCATCTAAAG GTGGAGGTGAGTGATGTGCTGGCTGAACCTGCCTCTCCTCACAGCATAGACCAGGTCTGGTTTTACAGTTTGCATAGCTTTGAGAAGACTCGTGTTTGGAGCTACAGGATCTTGTCTCTGTTACTGGCTGTCCCCTTTGCTCTTCTCTGTGGGGTCTCCCTGGGACTTCTGGCCTGTTTACATGTCTG GTTTGTGATCCCATTGGGTCAGCTCACCCACACTTTCCTCCCATGTGTCCgctctgtgtgggtgtgtgctgTCAATGTCCTCATCTCACCTGTGTGCACCAGCCTGGCTCTCTGCTGCAGTCATGTTGCCATCATCCTTTCCAATAAGGACTGGCAGCCTCTAAAAGCAGACAAAGAGGGGGTGTGA